A portion of the Anoplopoma fimbria isolate UVic2021 breed Golden Eagle Sablefish chromosome 15, Afim_UVic_2022, whole genome shotgun sequence genome contains these proteins:
- the six6a gene encoding homeobox protein SIX6a: MFQLPILNFSPQQVAGVCETLEESGDVERLGRFLWSLPVAPAACEVLNKNESVLRARAVVAFHTGNFRELYHILENHKFTKESHTKLQALWLEAHYQEAEKLRGRPLGPVDKYRVRKKFPLPRTIWDGEQKTHCFKERTRHLLREWYLQDPYPNPSKKRELAQATGLTPTQVGNWFKNRRQRDRAAAAKNRLQQQVLSGGSVRSLADEDGTVDRLGNSSSPEASLSSKAAASAISISITSSDSECDI; encoded by the exons ATGTTTCAGCTGCCCATCTTGAATTTCAGCCCCCAGCAGGTCGCCGGGGTCTGTGAGACCCTGGAGGAGAGCGGCGACGTGGAGCGCCTCGGTCGCTTCCTCTGGTCGCTGCCCGTCGCTCCGGCGGCCTGCGAGGTCCTCAACAAGAACGAGTCGGTGCTGAGGGCCCGGGCGGTCGTCGCCTTCCACACCGGCAATTTCCGTGAACTCTACCACATCCTGGAGAACCACAAGTTCACCAAAGAGTCGCACACCAAGCTGCAGGCTCTGTGGCTGGAGGCGCACTACCAGGAGGCGGAGAAGCTGCGAGGACGGCCGCTGGGACCGGTGGACAAATACCGGGTGAGGAAGAAGTTCCCACTGCCCAGAACCATATGGGACGGAGAGCAGAAGACCCACTGCTTCAAGGAGAGAACCAGGCACTTGTTAAGAGAGTGGTATTTGCAGGATCCATACCCAAACCCCAGTAAAAAGAGGGAGCTGGCTCAGGCTACAGGACTAACACCCACACAAGTAGGGAACTGGTTCAAAAACcgcagacaaagagacagagcagCGGCGGCCAAGAACAG GCTCCAGCAGCAGGTCCTGTCCGGCGGCTCGGTTCGCTCCCTGGCCGACGAGGACGGCACCGTGGACCGGCTCGGGAACTCGTCCAGTCCGGAGGCCAGTCTGTCCAGCAAAGCAGCCGCCTCggccatctccatctccatcacctCCAGCGACAGTGAATGTGACATCTGA